The following proteins are co-located in the Agromyces laixinhei genome:
- a CDS encoding phosphatase PAP2 family protein has protein sequence MTSESAETSATVRGVRRAPVVIAGASALVLAALLGMLVTVWTGSMPLAVDEAWAEFAVSLRTPVGDWFAYAMNTVGGGDIGVFVVPIGAAIVLLIVRRPWGALYFIAASAASAGVVQVLKQLFGRARPEDMIVVSDFGSFPSGHVANAATIAVVVGVLVPRTWVWVAGAVYTLLMAFSRTYLGAHWLTDTVGGALAGVGIALLLWAALARPLERERRIRAG, from the coding sequence ATGACGAGCGAATCTGCCGAGACGTCGGCGACCGTGCGCGGCGTGCGGCGCGCGCCGGTCGTCATCGCCGGAGCGTCGGCCCTCGTGCTTGCCGCCCTGCTCGGCATGCTGGTCACCGTCTGGACGGGCAGCATGCCGCTCGCCGTCGACGAGGCGTGGGCGGAGTTCGCGGTGAGCCTGCGCACTCCCGTCGGCGACTGGTTCGCCTACGCCATGAACACCGTGGGCGGAGGCGACATCGGTGTGTTCGTCGTGCCGATCGGGGCTGCGATCGTGCTGCTCATCGTGCGCCGTCCATGGGGCGCCCTGTATTTCATCGCGGCGTCGGCGGCGAGCGCCGGCGTCGTGCAGGTGCTCAAGCAACTGTTCGGGCGGGCGAGGCCCGAAGACATGATCGTCGTCTCAGACTTCGGATCGTTCCCGTCGGGCCATGTCGCCAACGCCGCGACGATCGCAGTGGTCGTCGGCGTGCTCGTTCCGCGCACGTGGGTGTGGGTGGCCGGCGCGGTGTACACACTGCTGATGGCCTTCAGTCGCACCTACCTCGGCGCGCACTGGCTGACCGACACGGTCGGCGGGGCACTCGCGGGGGTCGGCATCGCGCTGCTGCTCTGGGCGGCGCTCGCGCGCCCGCTCGAGCGGGAACGAAGGATCAGAGCCGGGTGA
- the narI gene encoding respiratory nitrate reductase subunit gamma, protein MNGDALSILLWVALPYAAFATFVVGHVWRHRYDKFGWTTRSSQVYENRLLRWGSPMFHLGILFVIAGHFVGLIIPREWLYAIGIDEHMYHIGATVLGTAAAVLTIAGIVILIYRRRTVGTVFLATTAMDKVMYVFLGATIAFGTAATVMYQVLGPGYEYRGTIGPWFRSLIFLQPQPELMADVPLAFQLHVVTATLLFALWPFTRLVHVFSAPIGYLFRPYIVYRSRDDQRSNRKPRRGWEPIEKPDPKKLTRL, encoded by the coding sequence ATGAACGGCGATGCACTCTCGATCCTGCTCTGGGTGGCGCTGCCGTACGCGGCGTTCGCGACATTCGTGGTCGGTCACGTCTGGCGCCACCGGTACGACAAGTTCGGCTGGACCACGCGCTCGAGCCAGGTGTACGAGAACCGGCTGCTGCGGTGGGGATCGCCGATGTTCCACCTCGGCATCCTGTTCGTGATCGCGGGTCACTTCGTGGGCCTCATCATTCCGCGGGAGTGGCTCTACGCGATCGGCATCGACGAGCACATGTACCACATCGGCGCGACCGTGCTCGGCACGGCGGCGGCCGTGCTCACCATCGCCGGGATCGTCATCCTCATCTACCGCCGCCGCACCGTCGGAACGGTGTTCCTCGCGACGACGGCCATGGACAAGGTCATGTACGTCTTCCTCGGCGCGACGATCGCGTTCGGCACCGCGGCGACGGTGATGTACCAGGTGCTCGGTCCAGGGTACGAGTACCGCGGCACGATCGGCCCGTGGTTTCGCAGCCTCATCTTCCTGCAGCCCCAGCCCGAGCTGATGGCCGACGTGCCGCTCGCCTTCCAGCTGCACGTGGTGACCGCGACCCTGCTGTTCGCGCTCTGGCCGTTCACGCGGCTCGTGCACGTGTTCTCGGCGCCGATCGGCTACCTGTTCAGGCCGTACATCGTCTACCGGTCACGCGACGACCAGCGCTCGAACCGCAAGCCCCGGCGCGGGTGGGAACCGATCGAGAAACCCGACCCGAAGAAGCTCACCCGGCTCTGA
- a CDS encoding DUF3048 domain-containing protein yields MATQSAPVGRRGARPALLVAAALLLAGCQSVPGEQRPDQGEPARPTADAAASAVSFAPLRGTPADAAAMAHPSLAAKIDNHEAARPQIALNRTDLVFEELVEGGITRYVAIWHSDIPDEIGPVRSIRPMDPDIASPFGGIIAYSGGQEQFVEMMMATPLVNVVFDYDDTGLFFRGDERPGPHDVILRSAEAVSRNSSLAPPPPQFAYGSADPLAEPALVATPTSRIDLVFSDARFPAWEWDAAASVWLRSQEGAPDLESSAERVRATNVVTLRVGIDWSYGEVPKTVMIGSGEAWVSVAGRTAHGTWAKDAADTPITLTADDGSPLRLAPGNTWVELVPGEGSATFTP; encoded by the coding sequence ATGGCAACGCAGTCTGCGCCGGTCGGGCGTCGGGGGGCGCGCCCCGCGCTGCTCGTCGCGGCCGCCCTGCTTCTGGCGGGATGCCAGTCGGTTCCCGGTGAACAGCGCCCCGATCAGGGCGAGCCGGCCAGGCCGACGGCCGATGCCGCGGCATCGGCCGTCTCGTTCGCACCCCTTCGCGGTACGCCCGCAGACGCCGCGGCGATGGCCCACCCCTCGCTCGCCGCGAAGATCGACAACCACGAGGCTGCGCGTCCGCAGATCGCGTTGAACCGCACCGACCTCGTCTTCGAGGAACTCGTCGAGGGCGGCATCACCCGCTACGTCGCGATCTGGCACTCCGACATCCCCGACGAGATCGGTCCCGTGCGATCGATCCGGCCGATGGATCCCGACATCGCCTCGCCGTTCGGCGGCATCATCGCCTACTCGGGTGGCCAGGAGCAGTTCGTCGAGATGATGATGGCGACGCCGCTCGTCAACGTCGTCTTCGACTACGACGACACGGGACTCTTCTTCCGGGGCGATGAACGGCCGGGTCCGCACGACGTGATCCTCCGTTCTGCGGAGGCCGTCTCGCGCAATTCCTCGCTCGCGCCGCCGCCGCCGCAGTTCGCGTACGGCTCCGCCGACCCGCTCGCCGAGCCGGCGCTCGTTGCGACACCGACATCGCGCATCGACCTCGTCTTCTCGGATGCACGGTTCCCCGCATGGGAATGGGATGCCGCGGCATCCGTCTGGCTGCGCTCGCAGGAGGGCGCACCCGACCTGGAGTCCTCGGCCGAGCGGGTGCGCGCGACGAACGTCGTGACGCTGCGGGTCGGCATCGATTGGAGCTACGGCGAGGTGCCGAAGACCGTCATGATCGGCTCGGGCGAGGCGTGGGTGTCGGTCGCGGGCCGCACGGCGCACGGCACCTGGGCGAAGGATGCCGCGGACACGCCGATCACCCTCACCGCAGACGACGGCTCGCCGCTGCGTCTTGCGCCGGGCAACACCTGGGTCGAACTCGTGCCAGGCGAGGGTTCGGCGACCTTCACGCCCTGA
- the groL gene encoding chaperonin GroEL (60 kDa chaperone family; promotes refolding of misfolded polypeptides especially under stressful conditions; forms two stacked rings of heptamers to form a barrel-shaped 14mer; ends can be capped by GroES; misfolded proteins enter the barrel where they are refolded when GroES binds), with amino-acid sequence MAKIIAFNEEARRGLERGLNTLADAVKVTLGPRGRNVVLEKKWGAPTITNDGVSIAKEIELDDPYEKIGAELVKEVAKKTDDVAGDGTTTSVVLAQALVREGLRNVAAGADPISLKRGIEKAVQAVEVELLANAKDVETKEEIAATASISAADEQIGALIAEAIDKVGKEGVVTVEESNTFGTELELTEGMRFDKGYLSAYFVTDPERQEAVFEDPYVLIVNSKVSNIKDLLPIVDKVIQTGKQLLIIAEDVDGEALATLIVNKIRGIFKSVAVKAPGFGDRRKAQLQDIATLTGGQVISEEVGLKLENVTLDLLGTARKVIITKDETTIVEGGGDEEAIAGRVAQIRKEIENTDSDYDREKLQERLAKLAGGVAVIKAGAATEVELKERKHRIEDAVRNAKAAVEEGIVAGGGVALIQAGKSAFEKLDLSGDEATGANIVRVAVDAPLKQIALNAGLEPGVVVDRVRNLPLGQGLNAATGEYVDMLTAGINDPVKVTRSALLNAASIAGLFLTTEAVVADKPEKNPAPVADPTGGMDF; translated from the coding sequence ATGGCAAAGATCATTGCTTTCAACGAGGAGGCCCGTCGCGGCCTCGAACGCGGCCTCAACACGCTCGCCGATGCGGTGAAGGTGACCCTCGGCCCGCGCGGTCGCAACGTCGTGCTCGAGAAGAAGTGGGGCGCCCCCACCATCACGAACGACGGCGTGTCGATCGCCAAGGAGATCGAGCTCGACGACCCGTACGAGAAGATCGGCGCCGAGCTCGTCAAGGAGGTCGCCAAGAAGACCGACGACGTCGCCGGTGACGGCACCACGACCTCGGTCGTGCTCGCCCAGGCGCTCGTGCGCGAGGGCCTGCGCAACGTCGCAGCCGGCGCAGACCCGATCTCGCTGAAGCGCGGCATCGAGAAGGCCGTCCAGGCCGTCGAGGTCGAGCTCCTCGCCAACGCGAAGGACGTCGAGACGAAGGAGGAGATCGCAGCGACCGCCTCGATCTCCGCCGCCGACGAGCAGATCGGTGCACTCATCGCCGAGGCGATCGACAAGGTCGGCAAGGAGGGCGTCGTCACCGTCGAGGAGTCGAACACCTTCGGCACCGAGCTCGAGCTGACCGAGGGCATGCGCTTCGACAAGGGGTACCTGTCGGCGTACTTCGTGACCGACCCCGAGCGCCAGGAAGCGGTCTTCGAAGACCCCTACGTGCTGATCGTGAACAGCAAGGTCTCGAACATCAAAGACCTGCTGCCCATCGTCGACAAGGTCATCCAGACCGGCAAGCAGCTCCTCATCATCGCGGAAGACGTCGACGGCGAGGCGCTTGCGACCCTGATCGTCAACAAGATCCGCGGCATCTTCAAGTCGGTCGCCGTCAAGGCTCCCGGCTTCGGTGACCGTCGCAAGGCGCAGCTGCAGGACATCGCGACCCTCACCGGTGGCCAGGTCATCTCCGAGGAGGTCGGCCTCAAGCTCGAGAACGTCACCCTCGACCTGCTCGGCACGGCTCGCAAGGTCATCATCACCAAAGACGAGACGACCATCGTCGAAGGTGGCGGCGACGAGGAGGCCATCGCCGGCCGCGTCGCGCAGATCCGCAAGGAGATCGAGAACACCGACTCCGACTACGACCGCGAGAAGCTCCAGGAGCGCCTCGCCAAGCTCGCGGGCGGCGTCGCCGTCATCAAGGCGGGTGCGGCGACCGAGGTCGAGCTCAAGGAGCGCAAGCACCGCATCGAAGACGCCGTTCGCAACGCGAAGGCCGCCGTCGAAGAGGGCATCGTGGCCGGTGGCGGCGTCGCCCTCATCCAGGCCGGCAAGTCCGCCTTCGAGAAGCTCGACCTCTCGGGCGACGAGGCGACCGGTGCGAACATCGTTCGCGTCGCGGTCGACGCGCCGCTCAAGCAGATCGCCCTCAACGCCGGCCTCGAGCCGGGAGTCGTGGTCGACCGTGTGCGCAACCTCCCCCTCGGCCAGGGCCTGAACGCCGCGACCGGCGAGTACGTCGACATGCTCACCGCCGGCATCAACGACCCGGTGAAGGTCACCCGCTCGGCACTGCTCAACGCAGCGTCGATCGCCGGCCTCTTCCTCACCACCGAGGCCGTCGTCGCCGACAAGCCCGAGAAGAACCCGGCTCCGGTCGCCGACCCGACCGGCGGCATGGACTTCTGA
- the narH gene encoding nitrate reductase subunit beta, whose protein sequence is MKVMAQMSMVMNLDKCIGCHTCSVTCKQAWTNRSGVEYVWFNNVETRPGIGYPRGYEDQEKWGGGWVRNKRGRLKLRSGGRLKKLSRIFSNPNLPELHDYYEPWTYDYDMLLNAPAGEHTPVAKPKSLLTGEDMKISWSANWDDNLGGSRETMQDDPILQHMSEHVAAEFEQTFMFYLPRICEHCLNPSCVASCPSGAMYKRVEDGIVLVDQDACRGWRMCVSGCPYKKVYFNHKTGKAEKCTLCYPRLEVGLPTVCSETCVGRLRYLGLVLYDADKVAEAASVEDETQLLDSQRAVFLDPHDPAVVEAAREAGIPEDWIDAAQRSPIWKLINDYKVALPLHPEYRTMPMVWYIPPLSPVVDVVASSGNDGEDARTLFAAIDRLRIPMEYLAGLFTAGDVPAVAGSLRKLAAMRSHMRRVNLGEQQDPSIAASVDMTGTEIEEMYRLLAIAKYEERYVIPAAHTEQARELDELACSLDYDGGPGMGGAGPFGAASGDQVPVAVENFHALKDRQTADRPSTPGRVNLLNWDGNGSPGGLFPPNKDGN, encoded by the coding sequence ATGAAGGTCATGGCCCAGATGTCGATGGTCATGAACCTCGACAAGTGCATCGGATGCCACACATGCAGCGTCACCTGCAAGCAGGCGTGGACGAACCGCTCGGGCGTCGAGTACGTCTGGTTCAACAACGTCGAGACGCGGCCGGGCATCGGCTACCCGCGCGGATACGAAGACCAGGAGAAGTGGGGCGGCGGCTGGGTGCGCAACAAGCGCGGGCGCCTGAAGCTGCGCAGCGGCGGGAGGCTGAAGAAGCTCTCGCGCATCTTCTCGAACCCGAACCTGCCCGAGCTCCACGATTACTACGAGCCGTGGACCTACGACTACGACATGCTGCTGAACGCGCCGGCCGGCGAGCACACTCCCGTCGCCAAGCCGAAGAGCCTGCTCACCGGCGAAGACATGAAGATCTCGTGGTCGGCCAACTGGGACGACAACCTGGGCGGCTCGCGCGAGACGATGCAGGACGACCCGATCCTCCAACACATGAGCGAGCACGTCGCCGCCGAGTTCGAGCAGACCTTCATGTTCTACCTGCCCCGCATCTGCGAGCACTGCCTGAACCCGTCGTGCGTGGCCTCGTGCCCGTCGGGCGCCATGTACAAGCGCGTCGAAGACGGCATCGTGCTCGTCGACCAGGACGCCTGCCGCGGCTGGCGCATGTGCGTGAGCGGATGCCCGTACAAGAAGGTCTACTTCAACCACAAGACCGGCAAGGCCGAGAAGTGCACGCTCTGCTACCCGCGGCTCGAGGTCGGGCTGCCGACCGTGTGCTCGGAGACCTGCGTCGGGCGGCTCCGCTACCTCGGCCTCGTGCTCTACGACGCCGACAAGGTCGCCGAGGCCGCGTCGGTCGAAGACGAGACGCAGTTGCTCGACTCGCAGCGCGCGGTGTTCCTCGACCCGCACGACCCCGCGGTCGTCGAGGCTGCCCGCGAGGCGGGCATCCCCGAAGACTGGATCGATGCGGCGCAGCGCAGCCCCATCTGGAAGCTCATCAACGACTACAAGGTGGCGCTGCCGCTGCACCCCGAGTACCGCACGATGCCGATGGTCTGGTACATCCCGCCGCTCTCGCCCGTGGTCGACGTCGTGGCCTCCTCCGGCAACGACGGCGAAGACGCGCGCACCCTCTTCGCGGCGATCGACCGGCTCCGCATTCCCATGGAGTACCTCGCGGGGCTCTTCACCGCCGGCGACGTGCCCGCCGTCGCCGGCTCGCTGCGCAAGCTCGCTGCGATGCGATCGCACATGCGCCGCGTCAACCTCGGCGAACAGCAGGATCCGTCGATCGCGGCATCCGTCGACATGACGGGAACCGAGATCGAGGAGATGTACCGCCTGCTCGCGATCGCGAAGTACGAAGAGCGCTACGTGATTCCCGCCGCCCACACCGAGCAGGCGCGTGAACTCGACGAACTCGCGTGCTCGCTCGACTACGACGGCGGACCGGGCATGGGAGGCGCCGGCCCGTTCGGCGCGGCCAGCGGAGATCAGGTTCCCGTGGCGGTCGAGAACTTCCACGCGCTGAAAGACCGGCAGACCGCCGACCGCCCGTCGACGCCCGGCCGGGTCAATCTGCTCAACTGGGACGGCAACGGCAGCCCCGGCGGCCTGTTCCCTCCGAACAAGGACGGCAACTGA
- the narJ gene encoding nitrate reductase molybdenum cofactor assembly chaperone — protein sequence MPRPVETLKLTPEQRRVAHMAASLLLEYPGPEFATRMPLIESSVAALPEPLAAEFATFLGHARAVSSTALEQEYVATFDLKRKCCLYLSYYAAGDTRRRGTALVAFLEAYRAAGWEFEADELPDFLPAVLEFSARSDSPVAAELIAAHREGLEVLRAALARIDSPYAAVASAVCMSLPEIDDATRERYLTLVNEGPPTETVGLSFLGNLAPYSPTGAPHEEVRA from the coding sequence ATGCCGCGGCCCGTCGAGACCCTGAAGCTCACGCCCGAGCAACGCCGTGTGGCGCACATGGCCGCATCGCTGCTGCTCGAATACCCCGGGCCGGAGTTCGCGACGCGGATGCCCCTGATCGAGTCATCCGTCGCCGCCCTGCCCGAGCCGCTCGCGGCCGAGTTCGCGACCTTCCTCGGCCACGCGCGCGCCGTGTCGTCGACGGCGCTCGAACAGGAGTACGTCGCGACGTTCGACCTCAAGCGGAAGTGCTGCCTGTACCTCAGCTACTACGCCGCGGGCGACACCCGTCGGCGCGGCACCGCGCTCGTGGCGTTCCTCGAGGCGTACCGCGCCGCGGGCTGGGAGTTCGAGGCCGATGAACTGCCCGACTTCCTGCCCGCTGTGCTCGAGTTCTCGGCACGCAGCGACTCGCCCGTGGCCGCCGAGCTCATCGCCGCCCACCGCGAGGGGCTCGAGGTGCTGCGGGCTGCGCTCGCCCGCATCGACAGTCCGTACGCGGCCGTGGCGAGCGCCGTGTGCATGTCGCTGCCCGAGATCGACGACGCGACCCGTGAGCGATACCTGACGCTCGTGAACGAGGGGCCACCGACCGAGACGGTCGGGCTCTCGTTCCTCGGCAACCTGGCGCCGTATTCGCCGACGGGCGCACCCCATGAGGAGGTCCGGGCATGA
- a CDS encoding multidrug effflux MFS transporter: protein MSVTSSIPVIRPDDYRQPAHPGDRLTRRQRLVYVLVLGALTALGPFTIDLYLPAFPVLQEELGVSAAAVQLTLTGTMVGFGLGQLIVGPWSDKVGRRLPLILATALHIAASLAAAFAPDIVWLSVFRLLQGFGAAAGGVVAMAMVRDLFGGKPLVRMLSRLALVNGLAPVIAPVIGSQLLSVMDWRGIFVVLAIYGAAVVVAVAFFIVETLPASQRGVSGHTTLRDRYAALFRDRVYLGAAIIGGMTFTGLFSYLSTSSFLFQEVYAFNAQEYGLLFAVNSVGVIIGVQTSARLMRGPVQPQWILAATTVVHLAMAATIMILDSSGAGFWGTAIPLWFYILACGFSFPAVQVLALAHHGAEAGTAASLLGALNFGLAGVISPLIGLMGVGSAVPMALVMVLAAVVAVAALWLLVRPKTVPPLSE, encoded by the coding sequence ATGTCCGTCACTTCTTCCATCCCCGTCATCCGTCCCGACGACTACCGGCAGCCGGCGCACCCGGGCGACCGCCTCACCCGCCGGCAGCGGCTCGTCTACGTGCTCGTGCTCGGTGCGCTCACCGCCCTCGGGCCGTTCACGATCGACCTCTACCTGCCGGCGTTCCCCGTGCTGCAGGAAGAGCTCGGCGTCTCAGCGGCGGCGGTGCAGCTCACCCTGACCGGCACGATGGTCGGCTTCGGACTCGGTCAGCTCATCGTCGGACCATGGAGCGACAAGGTGGGTCGCCGCCTTCCGCTCATCCTCGCGACGGCCCTGCACATCGCGGCATCCCTCGCCGCGGCCTTCGCGCCCGACATCGTGTGGCTCTCGGTCTTCCGCTTGTTGCAGGGCTTCGGGGCCGCCGCCGGCGGCGTCGTCGCCATGGCCATGGTGCGCGACCTCTTCGGCGGCAAGCCGCTCGTTCGCATGCTCTCGCGCCTCGCCCTCGTCAACGGTCTCGCACCCGTCATCGCGCCGGTCATCGGATCGCAACTGCTCTCGGTCATGGACTGGCGCGGCATCTTCGTGGTGCTCGCGATCTACGGTGCGGCCGTCGTCGTCGCGGTCGCGTTCTTCATCGTCGAGACCCTGCCCGCCTCGCAGCGCGGAGTCTCGGGTCACACGACGCTCCGCGATCGCTACGCAGCCCTCTTCCGCGACCGGGTCTACCTCGGCGCGGCGATCATCGGCGGCATGACGTTCACGGGGCTGTTCAGCTACCTCTCGACCTCGTCGTTCCTCTTCCAGGAGGTCTACGCGTTCAACGCGCAGGAGTACGGACTGCTGTTCGCGGTCAATTCCGTCGGCGTCATCATCGGCGTACAGACGAGTGCCCGCCTCATGCGCGGCCCGGTGCAGCCGCAGTGGATCCTCGCCGCCACGACGGTCGTGCACCTCGCGATGGCCGCGACGATCATGATCCTCGACAGTTCTGGCGCCGGGTTCTGGGGCACGGCGATCCCGCTGTGGTTCTACATCCTCGCGTGCGGCTTCTCGTTCCCGGCCGTGCAGGTGCTCGCCCTCGCGCACCACGGAGCTGAGGCCGGCACCGCTGCGTCGCTGCTCGGTGCGCTGAACTTCGGCCTCGCGGGCGTCATCTCGCCGCTCATCGGCCTCATGGGGGTCGGCAGCGCCGTGCCCATGGCGCTCGTGATGGTGCTCGCGGCGGTCGTGGCCGTCGCTGCGCTCTGGCTCCTGGTGCGCCCGAAGACGGTGCCGCCGCTCAGCGAGTGA